The following is a genomic window from Myxococcales bacterium.
ATGTTTCATGCAGACACCATCTTTATTTGGACGTCAATGAAGAAACTGGCTCTGTAAAATTTAATTTTCCAGACAAAGAAGTTTGGGAACTTGAGGAAACATGCGCGCTTGATGTTGCCGATCGCGGAGGCATCACACTCGAGGAGGTAGGCTGCATCATGAACCTTACTCGCGAACGAATAAGACAGCTTGAACTTTCTGGTTTAGAAAAACTCAAACATCACGCTCGAGGTGAGGATAACTTAGAAACTTATGCACGATGGGATCCTTCTTTTGATGAAAATAGCTCGTGTAACTAATAAGTCTTGAACATTTTTTTTAGGGCGGCAGGCTGAAAAAAAATTTTGTTAGGAGCTCTTATGACAAAATCTACGCCGATCGCCCGGGCACTTATTTCCGTATTTGATAAAAGCAATCTTTTGCAGCTGGCAACTTTTTTAAAAGAACAAAATATTCTTATGATCAGCACGGGTGGCACCGCTCGATTTCTTGAGCAGAATAAT
Proteins encoded in this region:
- a CDS encoding DNA-binding protein; its protein translation is MAREHRKMRSLGELENVNNLVHPTSRSQCVNMPRPCLYVSCRHHLYLDVNEETGSVKFNFPDKEVWELEETCALDVADRGGITLEEVGCIMNLTRERIRQLELSGLEKLKHHARGEDNLETYARWDPSFDENSSCN